A region of the Styela clava chromosome 1, kaStyClav1.hap1.2, whole genome shotgun sequence genome:
CGATCAGACTTAGGGATGGGGTAAGTACCTAGAACTGTGAGAAGTAAGAAGACTTGTTAATACAGCCAGTTTAACGGGTTGGCTCATCCGATCGACATTGAACAGAATGGGAAATTCTCGAACTCTTCATGCAAATGCATTGTTGTCGTCAACGTAGGCATCAGGCACGCATTTGCAGGCAACCGTGACATACGCACGTTCGCGTTTTCCCGTAGTTCTGTTAAGATAAATTTTCCATTTCTTGATAGGCATTATTGTATAATTGTCCAACGCGTGCATAGTCAATGGATTAATACAGGATCCTCGCCGACATTCTACAGACCAATAGAAATTCGGGTCCATATTTTTACAGTTGTATAAATGTACGGTCCACGGAGACACGTTGTCGTTAACGGCACGATCAAAAGCTCGATCCCGTTGACAcctacaaaataataatttttttttaatgtagaAAACGAAAGATTCAACTTAAATTTGTAAGCAAAATGCCCCATATATATATGGACAATTCTAAATATGAACCACATACCCCGGGAGTGTATGGAAGCCTGAATAGATAAAAGATTGAGTTACGGAGAAACGACGTTCACAGAGGAGAATTGACAAACGGAACACGTGTATTATTGTCGATAGTtaataacaatacaaaatgcTCACACGTAGGATTTAACTCGAGTTCGCTGTCTGATGGCTATAATACACATGTGTATACCATGCTATTTCGAAACTTGAGTGGAATATTGAATAggttttgaaatacaaaataactAGGTACGCAGTATCGATGGACGACTATTTTTGAGAAATGTACAACAGGTCAGTACCGGGCAAAAGCATTCATTGAGTGGAAATTTACCTACAACACaggataaaaatatttctttgatcATATATACATTGGTATGTGACCTTAGTATGTTTAATAGGCTTGAAGTCAGTTTGAGCGACTGTAACCCTGATGTGCTCTATTTAAAAATCAGATTAAAAGTCAGCATTGGCCTAGACAAAGCCAAACAAAAATCCGACATCATTTCTCTTTCATCTATTTCAAAAGTATTGCAACATGTATTCACGAATGACAATTTCATATCCAACTTCAAATATTTGTGTAtcataaaacaaataatattctttagaATAGTAAAAActataatttgttttatttgcaATTCTTGGGAATTCATTCAATTTCTTGCTCTTTGGTATAAAGTTTGTCCCGATAACTTTCCATCGGGGACCAATGTcctctaaaaaaaaattaccagaCGTTCTGATAATGTTTATGAATTTATATCTCTCTCATAAAATCACAGTGAtgacagaattaaaaaaaacgacCACCCGCTCGTTCATAATTTTCTAGAAAGTTTGCGAATGATTTGAGTGGTTTTCCGTGATCGA
Encoded here:
- the LOC120342946 gene encoding uncharacterized protein LOC120342946: MKRRQVIFWRTNICLPIILICLPALIRGGMVSISELKQCQRDRAFDRAVNDNVSPWTVHLYNCKNMDPNFYWSVECRRGSCINPLTMHALDNYTIMPIKKWKIYLNRTTGKRERAYVTVACKCVPDAYVDDNNAFA